One stretch of Nicotiana tabacum cultivar K326 chromosome 18, ASM71507v2, whole genome shotgun sequence DNA includes these proteins:
- the LOC107829375 gene encoding uncharacterized protein LOC107829375, protein MSKKMKRVALDSSKYVVFEDAKARLKHQTLFQDFQELHKETNDMRNKLEDAKMRKQRLLAEVHFLRRRQKYLLRMKSSHPEEQERPAPNPEFYCKNGMKDRFPSKKEANLYKLPPLPLPKQKGKIQASKEAAASLKTPPDIFMSHKQTLRIAKDVVLHSTVSSLNHKSRVYSGKEVPFRKAVPTFDLNQNDRSFTGNGSVSRSTTPVFDLNQETGHGGKDVALPSRAPVIDLNEISMGEEEPQANSEPMKFEDPKRGFIRNLNDDQPSDLKLSICRNVGEGTSRVEKRKISWQDPVALRV, encoded by the exons ATGTCTAAGAAGATGAAAAGGGTTGCTTTAGATTCATCAAAATATGTTGTTTTTGAGGATGCTAAGGCCAGATTAAAGCATCAAACTTTATTTCAGGACTTTCAAGAACTCCATAAG GAAACTAATGACATGAGGAACAAATTGGAGGATGCAAAGATGAGGAAACAAAGATTACTTGCTGAAGTTCA TTTCTTGCGCCGAAGGCAGAAATACCTACTGCGAATGAAGTCTAGTCATCCGGAAGAGCAAGAACGACCAGCCCCAAATCCAGAGTTTTATTGTAAAAATGGGATGAAGGATCGATTTCCCAGCAAAAAGGAGGCAAACCTATACAAACTGCCCCCTCTTCCTTTGCCAAAACAGAAAGGGAAGATTCAGGCTTCAAAGGAAGCTGCTGCTTCGCTGAAGACGCCTCCTGATATTTTCATGAGTCATAAGCAGACGTTACGTATTGCAAAAGATGTTGTTTTGCATAGTACAGTTTCAAGTTTGAACCATAAATCAAGGGTATATAGTGGAAAGGAAGTGCCGTTTCGAAAAGCAGTTCCAACATTTGATTTGAATCAAAACGACAGATCATTCACCGGGAATGGTTCCGTTTCGAGGAGCACCACACCTGTCTTTGATTTGAATCAGGAAACTGGTCATGGTGGGAAAGACGTCGCATTGCCAAGTCGAGCTCCAGTGATCGATTTGAATGAAATCTCG ATGGGGGAAGAGGAACCACAAGCAAATTCTGAACCAATGAAGTTTGAGGATCCAAAGAGAGGTTTTATCAGAAACCTAAACGATGATCAGCCTAGCGATTTGAAGTTATCGATATGCAGAAATGTGGGAGAAGGCACTTCTCGTGTTGAGAAGCGAAAAATATCATGGCAAGATCCTGTTGCTTTGAGGGTTTGA
- the LOC142172405 gene encoding uncharacterized protein LOC142172405: MGPLSLCKSLKRNWNLQYSTANTAAERRTKIRNDTLKEAQVEKSSKESTLPVAKKIKKNLWMMFQMSRERRSMQEIARIHGTKRCFMVLQLEGSHDDVFSIYVNGTTLSFSIREFALVTGLNCVGDPEDFQFDTKLPNRIIETYFGGAKNVKKKDLLTCFDDKNWGHDNDGDAIKIVVFKKMDSQKKYYMIARMPLAMQVWFYECCSKVDPKIALQVDNRLPTILNWRSTVNQPTYAYLMNGMFNDQGNMIVYNDIQPSDIELAVIQIPPGGVDVENSPTPTHSDKYADDSDDFSPTPHLQPKKKHDASVGPSSSPPHKKRKQQIIDPSNAETQSKIPPAGISEIKETVLHDKKPADSKTDKVMGEFMSLRTLINKNFKKLSDQIKANQHTEMRIDVIFYYLRKNGMYNQINNFKYTTVDCIFKTRIVEIFDMYADTDSTANVAKEDDVERCIKVYDSYRSAGHDAYVASEIDKLAKLVPLYLSINDFYRDKQGIDWSHESAYSDKAQTNPFDDCGLHVAAYAEFLSTFSLVPQIIFDANLLHERYGVLLWDYAIRKIDADAISENEAPSKIVRQITDSDTSQFTEQLIALTYVLIVYDDIQPSDIELVVIQIPPGGIDVENSPTPTHSDKYADDSDDFSPTPHLRPKKKHDASVGPSSSPPHKKRKQQIIDPSNAETQSKIPPAGISEIKETVLHDKKPADSKTDKVMGEFTSLRTLINENFKKLSNQVKANQHTEMHIDVKKGKYNQTNNFKYTTVDCIFKTRIAEIFNMYADTDSNANVAKEEDVVCEYIRSYRLLANVLSAGHDAYVASEIDKLAKLVPLYLSISDFYRDKQGIDWDCGLHVAAYAEFLSTFGLVPQTTFDTNLLRERYSALLWDYAMWKIDVDAISENEAPSKIVRQITDSDTSVKIVLE; encoded by the exons ATGGGCCCTCTTTCTCTTTGTAAATCACTCAAGCGGAATTGGAATTTGCAGTATTCAACAGCAAATACAGCTgcagaaagaagaacaaaaatacgCAATGACACATTGAAAGAAGCCCAAGTTGAGAAATCTTCGAAAGAATCAACACTTCCCGTTgcgaaaaagataaaaaaaaacctATGGATGATGTTTCAGATGTCAAGGGAAAGAAGGTCGATGCAAGAAATAGCTCGAATACACGGGACGAAAAG GTGCTTCATGGTTCTGCAGTTAGAAGGAAGTCATGATGATGTATTTTCAATATACGTCAATGGTACAACATTATCCTTCTCAATCAGGGAGTTTGCGCTTGTCACTGGTCTCAATTGTGTTGGTGACCCTGAAGATTTTCAGTTCGACACAAAGCTGCCTAACCGGATTATTGAGACATACTTTGGCGGTGCAAAGAATGTCAAGAAGAAAGATTTGTTGACATGCTTTGATGACAagaattggggtcatgacaacgATGGGGATGCCATCAAGATAGTTGTGTT CAAGAAGATGGATTCTCAGAAGAAGTACTATATGATAGCTAGGATGCCTCTCGCCATGCAAGTATGGTTTTACGAGTGTTGTTCAAAGGTTGACCCCAAAATTGCACTGCAAGTTGATAACCGGTTACCCACAATACTTAATTGGAGATCCACTGTCAACCAGCCAACTTATGCTTATCTGATGAACGGCATGTTCAATGACCAGGGAAATATG ATTGTTTACAATGACATCCAACCAAGCGATATAGAGCTTGCTGTTATTCAGATTCCTCCAGGAGGCGTTGATGTAGAGAACAGTCCTACTCCTACTCATTCAGACAAGTATGCAGATGATTCGGATGACTTTAGTCCTACACCGCATCTTCAGCCTAAGAAGAAACATGATGCAAGTGTTGGTCCATCTTCATCACCGCCCCACAAAAAGCGCAAACAGCAGATTATAGATCCCTCAAATGCAGAGACTCAATCCAAGATTCCTCCTGCTGGTATATCTGAAATCAAAGAAACTGTATTGCATGATAAGAAGCCAGCAGATTCTAAAACAGATAAA GTGATGGGCGAGTTCATGTCTTTAAGAACATTAATCAATAAAAATTTTAAGAAGCTTTCTGACCAGATTAAAGCCAATCAGCATACGGAAATG CGTATTGATGTCATATTTTACTACTTGAGAAAGAATGGCATGTACAACCAAATAAACAACTTCAAGTATACAACTGTTGATTGTATATTCAAGACAAGAATCGTTGAAATCTTCGACATGTATGCTGATACAGATAGTACTGCAAATGTAGCTAAAGAAGATGATGTG GAGAGATGTATCAAAGTGTATGACTCATACAGATCAGCAGGTCATGATGCCTATGTGGCTTCTGAGATAGATAAGCTTGCTAAGCTTGTACCTCTATATCTATCGATCAATGATTTTTACAGAGATAAGCAAGGCATAGATTGGTCTCATGAATCAGCATACAGTGACAAGGCACAAACTAATCCCTTTGAT GATTGTGGGTTGCATGTCGCGGCATACGCAGAGTTTCTGAGCACTTTTAGTTTGGTTCCACAAATAATATTTGATGCAAATTTACTCCATGAAAGATATGGTGTCCTCCTTTGGGACTATGCTATTCGGAAGATAGACGCTGATGCCATAAGCGAGAACGAAGCACCCTCAAAGATTGTTAGGCAAATCACGGATTCGGATACATCG CAATTCACTGAACAGCTTATCGCGCTGACATATGTGCTG ATTGTTTACGATGACATCCAACCAAGCGATATAGAGCTTGTTGTTATTCAAATTCCTCCAGGAGGCATTGATGTAGAGAACAGTCCTACTCCTACTCATTCAGACAAGTATGCAGATGATTCGGATGACTTTAGTCCTACACCGCATCTTCGGCCTAAGAAGAAACATGATGCAAGTGTTGGTCCATCTTCATCACCGCCCCATAAAAAGCGCAAACAACAAATTATAGATCCCTCAAATGCAGAGACTCAATCCAAGATTCCTCCTGCTGGCATATCTGAAATCAAAGAAACTGTATTGCATGATAAGAAGCCAGCAGATTCTAAAACAGATAAA GTGATGGGCGAGTTCACGTCTCTAAGAACATTGATCAATGAAAACTTTAAGAAGCTTTCTAACCAGGTTAAAGCCAATCAGCATACGGAAATG CATATTGATGTCAAGAAGGGCAAGTACAACCAAACAAACAACTTCAAGTATACAACTGTTGATTGTATATTCAAGACAAGAATCGCTGAAATCTTCAACATGTATGCTGATACAGATAGTAATGCAAATGTAGCTAAAGAAGAGGATGTGGTATGTGAGTACATAAGGAGCTACAGATTGCTAGCTAATGTACT ATCAGCAGGTCATGATGCCTATGTGGCTTCTGAGATAGATAAGCTTGCTAAGCTTGTACCTCTGTATCTATCGATCAGTGATTTTTACAGAGATAAGCAAGGCATAGATTG GGATTGTGGGTTGCATGTCGCGGCATACGCAGAGTTTCTGAGCACTTTTGGTTTGGTTCCACAAACAACATTTGATACCAATTTACTCCGTGAAAGATATAGTGCCCTCCTTTGGGACTATGCTATGTGGAAGATAGACGTTGATGCCATAAGCGAGAACGAAGCACCCTCAAAGATTGTTAGGCAAATCACGGATTCGGATACATCGgtgaagatagtgttagagtag
- the LOC107768692 gene encoding serine carboxypeptidase 24, with product MATQRAYNSIFLSLFLLIILSLTITINSVAAALTKEQEFDRIISLPGQPPVTFSQFSGYVTVNENHGRALFYWLTEATTQPEKKPLVLWLNGGPGCSSVAYGASEEIGPFRINKTGSSLYLNKYSWNKVANILFLESPAGVGFSYTNTSSDLKDSGDKRTAQDALIFLTRWMSRFPQYKYRDFYISGESYAGHYVPQLAHAIVNYNKKFPHPIINLKGIIVGNAVTDNKYDGIGTVTYWWSHSMISDNTYKKIMHSCNFTSENSSKQCDNAVTYAVSHEFGQIDQYSIYTPSCNETQKYVRFKNTIIHRKLSGYDPCTENYAEKYYNRADVQKAMHANTTGISYSWTACSDILLKNWKDSDDSMLPIYKKLMAAGLRIWVFSGDTDSVVPVTATRFSLSHLNLKIKTPWYPWYSGAQVGGWTEVYDGLTFATVRGAGHEVPLFQPRRAFILFQSFLAGKELPKN from the exons ATGGCAACCCAAAGAGCTTATAATTCAATTTTCTTGAGCCTATTTCTACTTATTATTCTCTCTTTAACTATCACCATTAATAGTGTTGCAGCTGCACTAACAAAAGAACAAGAATTTGATCGTATAATTTCACTTCCGGGACAACCTCCGGTGACTTTCTCACAATTTTCCGGCTACGTTACCGTCAATGAAAACCATGGAAGAGCTTTGTTTTATTGGTTAACAGAAGCTACTACTCAACCAGAAAAGAAACCTCTTGTTCTTTGGCTCAATGGAG GTCCTGGTTGTTCATCAGTAGCATATGGGGCATCAGAAGAAATAGGTCCATTTAGAATAAATAAAACTGGTTCTTCTCTCTATTTGAACAAGTATTCATGGAATAAAG TGGCAAATATTCTCTTTCTGGAATCACCAGCTGGTGTTGGGTTCTCTTATACAAATACAAGCTCTGATCTTAAGGATTCTGGAGATAAAAGAACAG CTCAGGATGCACTAATCTTCCTCACAAGATGGATGTCAAGATTTCCACAGTATAAATATAGAGATTTCTATATTTCTGGGGAGAGTTATGCag GGCATTATGTTCCCCAGTTAGCACATGCCATTGTCAATTATAACAAGAAATTTCCACATCCAATCATCAATCTCAAAGGAATCATA GTAGGAAATGCTGTTACTGATAACAAATATGATGGCATTGGAACTGTTACATACTGGTGGAGCCATTCTATGATTTCAGACAATACTTACAAAAAAATCATGCATTCTTGCAATTTCACATCAGAAAATTCCTCAAAGCAATGTGATAATGCAGTAACTTATGCTGTGAGCCATGAATTTGGTCAAATTGATCAGTACAGCATTTACACACCATCTTGCAATGAAACTCAGAAATATGTTCGGTTCAAGAACACGATTATTCATCGAAAACTCTCGGGTTATGATCCGTGTACTGAGAATTACGCAGAGAAATATTATAATCGCGCTGATGTGCAGAAAGCCATGCATGCAAATACCACAGGAATTTCATACAGTTGGACTGCATGCAG TGACATATTGTTAAAGAATTGGAAGGACTCTGATGATTCAATGCTACCAATCTATAAGAAGCTAATGGCTGCTGGTCTTAGAATATGGGTTTTCAG TGGGGATACAGATTCAGTGGTTCCAGTGACTGCCACAAGGTTCTCTTTAAGTCATCTCAATCTCAAGATTAAAACTCCATGGTATCCTTGGTATTCTGGAGCTCAG GTGGGAGGGTGGACAGAGGTGTATGATGGACTCACATTCGCAACGGTTAGAGGAGCTGGACATGAAGTTCCATTGTTTCAGCCCAGAAGAGCATTTATTCTTTTTCAGTCATTCTTGGCTGGAAAAGAATTACCAAAAAATTGA